One genomic window of Ornithorhynchus anatinus isolate Pmale09 chromosome 12, mOrnAna1.pri.v4, whole genome shotgun sequence includes the following:
- the ASAH1 gene encoding acid ceramidase, translating into MRGPAAFVLVALAAAVARTLGQQAPPWTENCRNSTYPPSGPTFRGTVPWYTINLDYPPYKRWHEVVADRGPAMRRIVQSLKDLVNAFNPSGRVMKMVDEKLPGMLGHFPGPFEEEMKGIADVTGIPLGEIISFNIFYEFFTICTSLIAEDQAGHLIHARNMDFGIFLGWNVNNHSWVVTEQLKPLTVNLDFRRGNETVFLASTFAGYVGMLTGIRPGALTLTLNERFNINGGYMGILEWLLGRRDGMWIGFITRAVLENATSYEEAKNVLTKTPILAPAYFILGGSRSGQGCVITRDRKATVDVYELDALRGRWYVVQTNYDRWKRPFFLDDRRTPAMTCLNRTTQGRISFASVYDVLSTKPILNKLTVYTTLMDLSRGKFETYLRDCPDPCIGW; encoded by the exons ATGCGCGGCCCGGCTGCCTTCGTCCTCGTCGCCCTGGCCGCCGCCGTCGCGCGCACCCTGGGCCAGCAAGCGCCGCCG TGGACCGAAAACTGCCGGAACTCAACGTACCCCCCGTCTGGGCCCAC CTTCCGGGGGACCGTGCCGTGGTACACCATCAACCTCGACTACCCCCCCTACAAGCGATGGCACGAGGTGGTGGCCGACCGAGGGCCCGCG ATGAGACGCATCGTCCAGTCCTTGAAGGACCTGGTGAACGCTTTCAACCCCAGTGGAAGGGTCATGAAGATGGTGGATGAGAAATTG CCCGGGATGCTTGGCCACTTCCCTGGGCCGTTtgaggaggagatgaaggggaTCGCGGACGTGACGGGCATTCCGCTGG GAGAGATCATTTCCTTCAACATTTTCTACGAGTTTTTCACCATCTGCACGTCTCTGATCGCTGAGGACCAAGCAG GGCACCTGATCCACGCCCGGAACATGGACTTTGGGATTTTCCTCGG GTGGAACGTAAACAACCACTCGTGGGTGGTGACGGAGCAGCTGAAGCCGCTGACGGTGAACCTGGACTTCCGGCGCGGCAACGAGACTGTGTTCCTGGCTTCCACCTTCGCCGGCTACGTGGGCATGCTGACCGGGATCCGGCCG GGGGCCCTCACCCTCACGCTGAACGAACGGTTCAACATAAATGGCGGCTACATGG GGATCCTCGAGTGGCTGCTGGGCCGGAGGGATGGCATGTGGATCGGCTTCATTACGAGGGCGGTGCTGGAGAACGCCaccag CTATGAAGAAGCCAAGAACGTCCTGACCAAGACACCCATCCTGGCCCCGGCCTACTTCATCCTGGGGGGCAGTCGCTCCGGCCAGGGTTGCGTCATCACCCGCGACCGCAAGGCCACGGTGGACGTTTACGA GCTGGACGCCCTGCGTGGCCGTTGGTACGTGGTGCAGACGAACTACGATCGTTGGAAGCGTCCGTTCTTCCTGGATGACCGCAGGACGCCCGCCATGACCTGCCTGAACCGCACCACGCAGGGG CGCATCTCATTCGCCTCCGTGTACGACGTCCTCTCCACCAAGCCCATCCTCAACAAG CTCACCGTGTACACGACGCTGATGGACCTCTCCCGGGGGAAGTTTGAGACCTACCTTCGGGACTGCCCAGATCCCTGCATCGGCTGGTGA